Proteins encoded in a region of the Enterococcus gilvus ATCC BAA-350 genome:
- a CDS encoding PTS system mannose/fructose/sorbose family transporter subunit IID: protein MEAKLTRKELLKNWALTYSSETAYNYERLQALGQANAMVPVIRKLYPEDKERQVKELKKYFVFYNTEPSFIGTMIPGVAAAMEEQRANGAEDITDETINSLRTGLMGPIAGIGDTVSQGIVYPILAGIACSLAIDGSYVGPIFFEIAYKICLIGFGWNMYRLGYQKGKSFILTMLREGTIARLTEIFSMVGLMVVGCMTASRVNIEIPLILNIKGVKLGIQEQVINALMPGLVPLGITMLVYWLVRKKVNINLIILIIFVLGISLSYLGVLGIPK, encoded by the coding sequence ATGGAAGCAAAATTAACGAGAAAAGAATTACTAAAAAACTGGGCGCTGACCTATTCGAGTGAAACGGCTTATAACTATGAACGATTGCAGGCGTTAGGCCAAGCAAATGCGATGGTGCCAGTCATTCGGAAGCTCTATCCGGAAGACAAAGAACGGCAAGTGAAAGAATTGAAAAAATATTTTGTGTTCTATAATACGGAACCGTCCTTTATTGGAACGATGATTCCAGGTGTTGCGGCCGCAATGGAGGAGCAGCGTGCCAATGGCGCGGAAGACATCACAGATGAAACGATCAATTCGCTTCGGACAGGGCTGATGGGGCCTATCGCAGGGATCGGCGATACAGTCAGTCAAGGGATCGTTTATCCGATTTTAGCTGGTATTGCTTGTTCACTGGCAATTGACGGCAGTTATGTCGGGCCAATCTTCTTTGAGATTGCCTACAAGATTTGTTTGATCGGCTTTGGCTGGAACATGTACCGCTTAGGTTATCAAAAAGGAAAATCCTTCATCTTAACAATGCTGCGTGAAGGCACGATCGCTCGTTTGACGGAGATTTTCAGTATGGTGGGATTGATGGTGGTAGGGTGTATGACTGCCTCCCGAGTGAATATTGAGATTCCGTTGATTTTGAATATCAAGGGCGTCAAATTAGGAATTCAAGAGCAGGTTATCAATGCCTTGATGCCAGGGCTCGTTCCATTGGGGATCACCATGCTGGTCTACTGGCTGGTACGGAAAAAAGTAAATATCAATTTGATTATTTTGATCATTTTTGTTCTGGGAATCTCCCTGTCGTATCTAGGCGTTTTAGGGATTCCAAAATAA
- a CDS encoding sigma-54-dependent transcriptional regulator, whose protein sequence is MGRKDSVYTFLCEQTEIFLQDTGVPKLESTSISEATGIARYNVSRDLNRLAEEGKVLKLSGRPVRFLTKELVEAAIGKGCSLKASLTVEEVRGLLENKDSCPGDYPFTELIGYDGSLENAVRQAKAALLYPPFGLHSLLTGPSGSGKTTFARFMYQYAKHAGKLQEDSPYIVFNCADYSNNQHLLLDHLFGHVKHAFTGAETDKDGLIAAANNGILFLDEIHRLPPEGQEMLFSIMDRGEYYRLGESSNPRKVRVLIIGATTEAIEGNILSTFLRRIPLKIFMPSVKERGLAEKIKLIYFCFKQEAKKTERKLQVNEDVIRFFLQYDPVGNIGQMKNDIQLLCANALVDSISNHSQVIQVKLSHLSTYLIDQFYYAHSSEINAEMREKLKLLQIDEFVFTPEEERDSDPFLLVDEEESVSHDVLETYHKYLEGKGSLSPLKSIIQGKAQQLAEKQGNQQQAIFKIVSRKNYEITVNILKRVAQKKHYHLDDSNIKSLALHLDTLIEKITEGYSFRDNSFLEHKKPNELAMEKEIEMAEQICREISDQLEVQLPESEKYFISLYLKAMNEKYTEKKTGVLILMHGTTAATDLANTANQLLNVEHAVGLNMPLSQSVGDTLEKATSLVQKIDQGKGVVILSDMGSLNMFGDIITKKTGIPTQTIKMVTTPMVIEATRKSLLPKMSITKLSEDIVEQSAYIGNSVEDFQDKAMQDDTNPFTDDRRSKIICILEESLIFLDGATIYDLLEIEAKKIADSYSIENFEDFWIKFLFHTSNMIERSIRKEQFLREDAEEIIQSDPALYSYLKELLIPLENRYAIVIEDSEISYMMELIEVNTSLMY, encoded by the coding sequence ATGGGTAGAAAGGACAGTGTGTATACTTTTTTATGTGAACAAACAGAAATTTTTCTTCAAGATACGGGCGTTCCAAAATTAGAGTCCACCAGCATTTCAGAGGCAACTGGAATCGCTCGCTATAACGTAAGTCGTGATTTAAATCGATTAGCAGAGGAAGGAAAAGTCCTCAAGCTTTCTGGCAGGCCCGTTCGATTTTTGACGAAGGAGCTGGTCGAAGCAGCGATCGGTAAAGGATGTTCCTTGAAGGCATCTTTGACAGTGGAAGAAGTTCGAGGATTGCTGGAAAATAAAGATTCCTGTCCTGGGGACTACCCTTTTACGGAGCTGATTGGGTATGATGGCTCGTTGGAAAATGCGGTGCGACAGGCAAAGGCAGCACTGCTTTATCCACCCTTTGGACTGCATTCGTTGCTGACGGGACCCTCTGGCTCAGGAAAGACGACATTTGCACGATTTATGTACCAATACGCAAAACATGCCGGAAAGCTGCAGGAGGATTCTCCTTATATCGTATTCAACTGTGCGGATTATTCTAATAACCAGCATCTGCTATTGGATCATCTTTTTGGTCACGTTAAGCATGCCTTTACTGGAGCAGAGACCGATAAGGATGGACTGATCGCCGCAGCGAACAATGGCATTCTTTTCTTGGATGAGATTCATCGGTTGCCGCCAGAAGGACAAGAGATGCTGTTTTCGATCATGGACCGCGGGGAATATTATCGCCTGGGCGAATCCTCCAACCCTCGAAAGGTTCGTGTGCTGATTATTGGTGCTACGACTGAGGCGATCGAAGGGAATATCCTGTCTACTTTTTTACGTCGTATTCCATTGAAAATTTTTATGCCGAGTGTAAAGGAACGAGGATTGGCTGAAAAAATCAAACTGATTTATTTTTGTTTTAAGCAAGAAGCTAAAAAGACCGAGCGCAAACTGCAAGTAAACGAAGATGTGATCCGGTTCTTTTTACAATACGATCCAGTCGGAAATATCGGACAAATGAAGAATGATATTCAATTGTTGTGTGCCAATGCGTTAGTCGACAGTATCTCCAATCACTCCCAGGTCATTCAAGTAAAACTGTCCCATTTATCGACCTATTTGATCGACCAGTTCTATTATGCCCATTCTTCTGAGATCAACGCTGAGATGCGAGAAAAACTGAAACTGCTGCAAATTGACGAATTTGTTTTCACACCTGAAGAGGAGCGGGATTCGGACCCATTTCTTCTGGTAGATGAGGAAGAAAGTGTGTCCCACGATGTTTTGGAGACGTACCACAAGTATCTGGAAGGGAAAGGCTCGCTTTCTCCCCTCAAGTCGATCATACAGGGCAAAGCACAGCAGTTAGCAGAAAAGCAAGGCAATCAGCAGCAGGCCATCTTCAAAATCGTTTCTCGTAAAAATTATGAAATCACCGTCAATATTTTAAAACGTGTAGCGCAGAAGAAGCATTATCACTTAGACGACAGCAACATCAAAAGCTTGGCTTTGCATCTGGATACCTTGATCGAAAAAATCACGGAGGGCTATTCCTTTAGAGACAATTCTTTTTTAGAACATAAAAAACCGAACGAATTGGCTATGGAAAAAGAAATCGAAATGGCTGAGCAGATTTGTCGAGAAATCTCTGATCAATTAGAAGTTCAATTGCCTGAGAGTGAAAAATATTTTATTTCTTTGTATTTAAAGGCAATGAATGAAAAGTATACAGAGAAGAAAACTGGTGTTTTGATCTTGATGCACGGGACGACCGCGGCGACAGATCTGGCGAACACGGCCAATCAATTGTTAAATGTCGAGCACGCAGTCGGATTAAATATGCCGCTGTCGCAATCCGTTGGCGATACCTTGGAAAAGGCCACTTCTTTGGTACAAAAGATCGATCAAGGCAAAGGTGTCGTGATTCTTAGCGATATGGGGTCGCTCAATATGTTCGGCGATATTATTACGAAGAAAACAGGCATCCCCACACAAACGATCAAGATGGTGACGACACCAATGGTCATTGAAGCGACGCGTAAATCCCTGCTTCCAAAAATGTCCATCACTAAGCTGTCTGAAGACATCGTCGAACAAAGCGCATATATTGGGAACAGCGTAGAAGACTTTCAAGACAAAGCGATGCAAGACGATACCAATCCCTTCACTGATGATCGACGAAGCAAGATCATCTGTATTTTAGAGGAGAGCTTGATATTTTTAGATGGGGCGACGATCTATGATTTGTTAGAGATCGAAGCGAAGAAAATCGCAGATAGCTATAGCATTGAAAACTTCGAGGATTTTTGGATCAAGTTTCTTTTCCATACAAGCAACATGATCGAACGGTCGATTCGCAAGGAGCAATTTTTACGGGAGGATGCGGAGGAAATCATCCAAAGCGATCCGGCGTTGTACAGCTACTTAAAGGAACTTCTTATCCCTTTAGAAAATCGGTACGCGATCGTGATTGAAGACAGCGAGATCAGTTATATGATGGAACTGATCGAAGTCAACACAAGCTTGATGTATTGA
- a CDS encoding PTS mannose/fructose/sorbose/N-acetylgalactosamine transporter subunit IIC codes for MLLSAILVAIISTVCNWWPSHLITRSWLYPIWSGFLVALAMGEPLIGMQAAAYINLAYLGWITAGGTMPGNLPVAAVFGTAMTILSGADPSLAVTFAVPFSLFGILTFQLTMSINALWVHRAEKFLDNGNIRAMRMMNYVPSGILNFIITGVPAFILVYFGAEPMKNLLNMIPDSFVDAMQVVGAIMPALGIAMLISFMGNKKIMPFFFFGFILAVYLKLDVMAVTAIAAIMGFVFYNTGFLDMKPAGREQS; via the coding sequence ATGCTTTTATCCGCAATTTTAGTTGCTATTATTTCAACGGTTTGTAATTGGTGGCCGAGTCATTTGATTACGCGCTCGTGGTTGTATCCGATCTGGTCGGGATTCTTGGTTGCTTTGGCTATGGGTGAGCCATTGATAGGGATGCAGGCAGCAGCGTATATCAACTTGGCGTATCTCGGTTGGATCACTGCGGGAGGAACGATGCCGGGGAACTTGCCGGTGGCCGCTGTTTTTGGTACAGCGATGACGATTTTATCAGGGGCAGACCCAAGTTTGGCAGTCACTTTTGCTGTACCATTTAGTCTATTCGGTATTCTGACCTTCCAGTTGACGATGTCGATCAATGCGTTATGGGTCCATCGTGCAGAGAAATTTTTGGATAACGGAAATATTCGCGCGATGCGCATGATGAATTATGTACCTTCGGGAATTTTGAATTTTATCATTACGGGAGTACCTGCGTTTATCTTGGTTTACTTTGGTGCAGAGCCGATGAAAAATCTTTTGAACATGATTCCTGATTCCTTTGTAGATGCGATGCAAGTCGTCGGGGCAATCATGCCTGCATTAGGGATCGCCATGCTGATCAGCTTTATGGGAAATAAAAAGATCATGCCCTTCTTCTTCTTCGGCTTCATATTGGCAGTTTATTTGAAATTGGACGTTATGGCAGTAACAGCGATCGCTGCCATCATGGGCTTTGTGTTCTACAATACTGGATTTCTTGACATGAAACCTGCTGGAAGGGAGCAATCATAA
- a CDS encoding DUF1697 domain-containing protein, which yields MKQYIALLRGINISGKNKISMPLLKEAFEKKGFSEVKTYINSGNVLFSSEDRDQERLIRACEALIVEAFDLVIPVVVVEVEELRRLLEEAPEWWDQEKETIHYVIFMIPPMTVSQVFEAVGEIKPEYEKIAHSGNVIFWSAPRKTFNKARWSKIASSSVNPHVTIRNANTVNKLLHLSTIK from the coding sequence ATGAAACAGTACATTGCCTTATTGCGAGGAATCAATATCAGCGGCAAAAATAAAATTTCTATGCCGTTGTTAAAGGAAGCTTTTGAAAAGAAGGGCTTCTCCGAGGTAAAGACATACATCAATAGCGGAAACGTTCTTTTTTCAAGTGAAGATCGGGATCAAGAACGATTGATCCGTGCCTGTGAAGCCTTGATTGTCGAGGCATTTGATTTAGTTATTCCAGTTGTAGTAGTCGAGGTCGAGGAGTTGCGCCGTTTGCTGGAAGAAGCGCCTGAATGGTGGGATCAAGAGAAGGAAACGATCCATTATGTTATTTTTATGATCCCTCCCATGACGGTATCGCAGGTTTTTGAAGCAGTAGGAGAAATAAAGCCTGAGTATGAAAAAATCGCTCATTCTGGCAACGTGATTTTCTGGTCGGCACCGCGGAAAACATTTAATAAAGCACGCTGGTCAAAAATCGCGAGTTCTTCAGTGAATCCCCACGTGACGATCCGCAATGCAAATACGGTCAATAAGCTGCTGCATCTAAGTACAATAAAATAG
- a CDS encoding PTS sugar transporter subunit IIB, which produces MSEIVLTRIDDRLIHGQVMTAWVKKTRANQILIIDEEVAKDDFMSEILKMSAPSGIDIIVKGLEDAVTFLKEQESENKRLIILVKAPVTIDALVKNDIAIDKLVVGGMGVKANRRVLYKNISASDEERTTFKQLIDQGIPVVIHIIPDQKETDLSKYL; this is translated from the coding sequence ATGAGCGAAATCGTATTAACGCGAATTGACGATCGATTGATCCACGGACAGGTAATGACAGCGTGGGTGAAGAAAACACGAGCAAATCAAATTTTGATTATTGACGAAGAAGTCGCAAAAGATGATTTTATGAGTGAGATATTGAAAATGTCTGCTCCTTCAGGCATCGACATCATCGTAAAAGGATTGGAGGATGCGGTCACCTTTTTGAAAGAACAGGAGTCAGAAAATAAACGCCTGATTATTTTAGTGAAAGCACCAGTCACCATTGATGCGCTGGTCAAAAACGACATCGCGATCGATAAGCTGGTTGTCGGCGGTATGGGGGTGAAAGCCAATCGACGCGTCCTTTATAAAAACATTTCGGCATCGGATGAGGAACGTACCACCTTTAAACAACTGATCGACCAAGGGATTCCAGTCGTGATTCACATTATTCCCGATCAAAAAGAAACTGATTTGTCGAAATATTTATAA
- a CDS encoding response regulator transcription factor: MAYNILHVDDEKEIIKLLKMYLKSEDMVHFEAVSGREALAILAATDMDLVIVDIMMPEIDGFELIRTLRKSSNIPILVLSARIEASDRIFGLELGADDYLTKPFDPHEAIARVKALLRRYHDLGVSSHAQNMRLTVGTLELDTKACIGYAEGQRIELTAVEFRVLKLLMEQPGRVFTKEQLYEQGWQDPLTGDNNVRVMMSKLRDKIGTERIKTIRGLGYRLEAVHETT; encoded by the coding sequence ATGGCATACAATATTTTACATGTGGATGATGAAAAGGAAATCATCAAATTACTGAAAATGTACTTAAAAAGTGAAGACATGGTTCATTTTGAGGCAGTCAGTGGACGTGAAGCGCTGGCTATTTTAGCTGCGACTGACATGGATTTGGTGATTGTGGATATCATGATGCCGGAAATAGATGGGTTTGAATTGATTCGCACACTTAGAAAGAGCAGCAATATCCCTATCCTAGTCCTTTCCGCACGAATCGAGGCTTCCGATCGCATCTTTGGTTTGGAGCTCGGTGCCGATGATTATTTGACCAAACCCTTTGATCCTCACGAAGCGATCGCTCGAGTGAAGGCGCTTTTAAGAAGATACCATGACTTAGGTGTTTCAAGCCACGCTCAAAATATGCGTTTAACAGTGGGCACTCTCGAATTGGACACAAAAGCTTGTATTGGGTACGCCGAAGGACAACGCATCGAGCTGACAGCCGTAGAATTCCGCGTGCTGAAGCTGTTGATGGAACAGCCTGGGCGCGTATTCACCAAGGAACAGCTTTATGAACAAGGGTGGCAAGACCCTTTGACCGGGGACAATAATGTTCGCGTAATGATGAGTAAGCTTCGAGATAAAATCGGCACTGAGCGCATCAAAACGATACGAGGATTGGGGTATCGATTGGAGGCCGTTCATGAAACAACTTAG
- a CDS encoding serine hydrolase domain-containing protein, which yields MNEEKFQPIQQKINQEHTNITGIIVQKNKQRLYEDYFNGCTETSKIHIYSITKSILSLLLGIAQEQGFIDTLEEPLLDYFPEFTTKNESIKKITLENLLTMTVPYAYRPGPLAYIKYFMSKDWTTFTLKQLGGKQPLGQFYYTPLIGPDLLSALLTRRTHQSILTFAQKELFDPLGITVGPSIQLKTAKEQTLFNQSLTSNGWVADHTGLNAAGWGLTLSTRDLITLGQLILNKGSWNKQQIIPHHWLKQMQQPHSHWEQEQLDYGYLWWVLDSSKPIVAAMGDGGNVLYIDHEKQLVVAITALFKENVFDRIDFIQNELLPLI from the coding sequence ATGAACGAAGAAAAATTTCAACCAATCCAGCAAAAAATCAACCAGGAACATACCAACATCACAGGGATCATTGTGCAAAAAAATAAACAGCGGCTATACGAGGACTATTTCAACGGCTGCACAGAAACCAGCAAGATCCATATTTATTCCATAACGAAGAGTATTCTTTCTTTGCTGCTGGGTATCGCTCAGGAACAGGGATTTATCGATACGCTTGAAGAACCGCTCTTGGATTATTTTCCAGAATTCACAACGAAAAATGAGTCTATCAAAAAAATCACACTGGAAAATTTACTGACGATGACGGTCCCTTATGCGTACCGTCCTGGTCCTCTTGCCTATATCAAGTATTTTATGAGCAAGGATTGGACCACATTCACCCTAAAACAACTAGGCGGCAAACAGCCTTTGGGCCAGTTTTACTATACACCGTTGATTGGTCCTGATCTCTTGTCGGCCCTGCTGACTCGCAGGACACATCAAAGTATCCTAACGTTTGCGCAGAAAGAATTGTTCGACCCGTTAGGAATAACTGTTGGACCTTCGATTCAGTTAAAAACCGCGAAGGAACAAACGCTCTTTAATCAATCACTGACATCAAACGGTTGGGTCGCTGACCACACAGGGCTCAATGCCGCAGGCTGGGGGCTAACATTATCCACGCGAGATTTGATTACCCTTGGGCAATTGATTTTAAACAAAGGAAGCTGGAACAAGCAGCAGATCATTCCTCACCATTGGTTAAAGCAGATGCAGCAGCCTCACAGCCATTGGGAGCAAGAACAGTTGGATTACGGTTATCTATGGTGGGTCTTGGATTCCTCTAAACCAATTGTGGCAGCTATGGGAGATGGCGGAAACGTGTTGTACATCGATCATGAGAAGCAGCTTGTCGTTGCGATCACCGCACTCTTCAAAGAAAACGTCTTTGATCGAATTGATTTTATCCAAAATGAGCTTCTTCCCCTCATTTAA
- a CDS encoding ABC transporter ATP-binding protein, which translates to MAMLIEGTAITKHFGGEDQAAVLNRLTINIPKGQFISIMGPSGSGKSTLLYALSGMDTIDSGTVRFEQQRLDQLKEEQLAEVRRKQMGFVFQQPTFLKHLSLIDNIILPSLSKKKPMKVLVDQAERLMERVGILELKDRKITQVSGGQLQRAGICRALMHAPSVVFGDEPTGALNSTAAQEIMDILLHINEQGTTVVLVTHDVKVAAQSEQVFFMEDGQINEEVYLGKYIGQNLEKRMEIINSYMLAAEGGESPTVLQKGYGKINRKDEEV; encoded by the coding sequence ATGGCTATGCTTATTGAAGGAACAGCGATCACGAAACATTTTGGCGGTGAGGATCAAGCCGCTGTCTTGAATAGACTTACGATCAACATACCTAAAGGACAATTTATTTCGATCATGGGTCCTTCCGGTTCTGGAAAATCCACGCTGCTGTATGCACTCAGTGGGATGGATACGATTGATTCAGGTACGGTGCGTTTTGAGCAGCAGCGACTCGATCAATTAAAAGAGGAACAGCTTGCGGAGGTGCGCAGAAAACAAATGGGGTTTGTCTTTCAGCAGCCAACGTTCCTGAAGCATCTTTCGTTGATCGACAACATTATTTTACCTAGCCTCAGTAAAAAGAAGCCGATGAAGGTGCTAGTCGATCAAGCAGAACGGTTAATGGAACGTGTGGGAATTCTTGAATTGAAGGATCGAAAAATCACACAAGTGTCTGGCGGACAACTGCAACGAGCGGGAATTTGTCGTGCCTTGATGCATGCCCCCAGCGTTGTCTTTGGTGATGAACCGACGGGCGCGCTGAATTCAACAGCCGCACAGGAAATCATGGATATTTTGCTTCACATCAACGAACAAGGCACGACCGTCGTGCTCGTTACTCATGATGTGAAGGTCGCGGCTCAGAGCGAGCAAGTGTTCTTCATGGAAGATGGTCAGATCAATGAGGAAGTGTATTTAGGGAAATACATTGGACAAAACCTAGAGAAACGAATGGAAATAATCAATTCGTATATGTTGGCAGCCGAAGGGGGAGAATCGCCGACTGTTCTTCAGAAGGGGTATGGTAAAATTAATAGAAAGGATGAAGAAGTCTAA
- a CDS encoding PTS sugar transporter subunit IIA produces the protein MIGVLLLTHGELAAGYLSALRLITGEAENIDTLGLYHETSIEAYKEEVAEKMLELEQGQGVLVFCDIFGASPYNVTAQNYQTLKGKVDYRSVTGVNLPMVIEAVCSRETMDLDELTTYIQTVGKDGIKELFENYGKDE, from the coding sequence ATGATCGGTGTATTACTATTGACCCACGGAGAGCTTGCCGCCGGATATCTCTCCGCATTGAGACTAATTACAGGAGAGGCGGAGAATATCGACACATTGGGTCTTTATCATGAGACAAGTATCGAAGCATACAAAGAAGAGGTTGCAGAGAAAATGCTGGAGTTGGAGCAGGGGCAAGGGGTTTTGGTCTTTTGTGACATTTTTGGAGCTAGTCCTTACAATGTGACTGCTCAAAACTACCAGACGCTGAAAGGCAAAGTAGACTATCGTTCTGTAACAGGGGTGAACCTGCCGATGGTGATCGAAGCTGTATGCAGCAGAGAGACGATGGATTTGGACGAATTAACAACCTATATCCAGACAGTCGGAAAAGACGGCATCAAAGAACTTTTTGAAAATTATGGGAAGGATGAATAA
- a CDS encoding sensor histidine kinase has product MKQLRNAIMRAFIVYFLGLSIVGDVTNELITELDSWFFGAEYQVITPMIAGMLQILMVLLFSFLFYRSLNKKIEKESQRRAKKQSTLFANIAHDLKTPLTSITGFSKALNEDIVEPEEIKEVTSIIHQKSVTANELLDLMFQYTKLNSADFHLNKQSYAVNLLLKETVAAYYDVIEKHQINFTFDIPEEPVIREIDQLEMRRVFSNLLINACKHNPIKTTLAITMVNKGNKAEIIFADNGTEIPQKDRAQLFHPFVSENEVERSFQGSGLGLAIVKTIIDKHGFTIDLLDDDEYTKKFVLTV; this is encoded by the coding sequence ATGAAACAACTTAGAAATGCTATCATGCGTGCCTTCATTGTGTACTTTTTAGGACTGTCGATCGTTGGAGATGTAACGAACGAGTTGATCACGGAACTGGATAGCTGGTTTTTTGGTGCCGAGTATCAAGTGATTACACCAATGATCGCTGGAATGCTGCAAATCCTGATGGTGCTCTTGTTTTCTTTTTTATTTTACCGCAGCTTGAACAAGAAAATCGAGAAAGAGAGTCAACGGCGGGCAAAAAAGCAAAGCACTTTATTTGCCAATATTGCCCACGATTTGAAGACGCCCTTGACCAGCATCACGGGGTTTTCCAAAGCGCTGAATGAGGATATCGTAGAACCAGAGGAAATCAAAGAGGTCACAAGTATTATTCATCAAAAATCGGTCACGGCGAATGAACTCTTAGACCTGATGTTTCAGTACACCAAATTAAACTCGGCTGACTTTCATTTAAACAAGCAATCCTACGCAGTGAATTTGTTATTGAAAGAAACCGTAGCCGCGTATTATGATGTGATCGAAAAGCACCAAATCAACTTCACCTTTGACATCCCAGAGGAGCCGGTCATACGAGAAATAGATCAGCTTGAGATGCGAAGGGTGTTCTCCAATCTTTTGATCAACGCCTGCAAGCACAACCCAATAAAAACAACGTTAGCGATAACGATGGTAAATAAAGGAAACAAAGCGGAGATCATCTTTGCGGACAACGGAACTGAGATCCCTCAAAAGGATCGAGCGCAGCTCTTTCACCCATTCGTCAGCGAAAATGAAGTGGAACGATCGTTTCAAGGCAGCGGATTGGGGCTGGCAATTGTCAAAACGATCATTGACAAGCATGGATTTACGATCGATCTGCTTGATGACGATGAATACACCAAGAAATTTGTGCTGACGGTCTGA